Genomic DNA from Eleutherodactylus coqui strain aEleCoq1 chromosome 8, aEleCoq1.hap1, whole genome shotgun sequence:
accactccagatagcaactattattaccgtgcattgttaaaccttctacctttccttaactcattgacttgcttttttttctataaccttcagctaaaattgcttacatcaactttacactcaggaaaaaaaaccaaaaaaaaaaccacccagtatatatatacttcattgttcttttgaacccccacagatgtgagtggggtataactttcttacacttagaaattagacattacaagaacactaagacgtacaacaaagattagtttacataacaacaagacttacaagacaaacaatagtggttatttgtcacataattgtccacagattttgcatgaacttactttatgtcccagagggacacaaactataagaggattccctttctctgataaccccttactgccgtatctatacttgccttaatccatctgtctaacatatttttatacaaccttttgactatctctgaatcttttccccaaacttgctggtctaagactcccaaaattctaaacaccttactacattcttcttcccacagctaacgtgccttctttgtcttttactatttctctagctgatttccatataggcatactacttgccctgtacgtttcccatattgtctgttcctttatctaaaccggcgtttctgatatctttcatgctttttcccgtactgttaccagaactcatagttaaaggttcccgtttttctaagtcctatctttctatattttatacacttgtctgcaatcgtctcccccttccctttctcacacagcttatggcacacagaaccttatttgtcacacaggtttctatttgtcacacaggtttctatttgtcacacaggtttctatttgtcacacaggtttctataggtcacacaggcttctataggtcacacaggcttctataggtcacacaggcttctataggtcacacaggcttctataggtcacacaggcttctatttcacacagtacactaaggacccctggtcctggaataattttacggactccttaaggggggggtttaggggagaccagacctctcttctaagggaacttctggtgatattataacagactcagtaaaagcaaattatggctaacacgacacagactatcaacgtacagatttcaacaattactacaggcaacatggcaatatacacacaagggttcttccgtctagcacggtcactaagaacaccgtaaataacaggcagaagcgtcctatataacatacagcaactcaccccctgtcgacacgaggactgaatgaagtcaggagagcccagagcttgagtggcaagtcaagagcttaccgtataccggtgttttgtagatctggggtcccgtggcctctcgtccggctggtcggcaggtagtgtagtcaggtatcggctgcaggtaaggagttagcttctgccccacttgtcgggcgccaaataaactgtggggggtctggaacgcagaccgaaatgcgaatgttgcctgtatccaaattaagaggaaatattatatagagtactcatagttgagaaccataatgacccactatacacagacttagtaaatcagaatgaattctgtttattgttgtactttgctagtttatatgcaagttgtaaagaaggcgtttccaatacctagtttcattctacttttgctgaccaaaccctcattccaacagattacaatagggctgtaaatcaaaagccttttaaacaaaaggtatcaacaaagctgtttgaactatacataaaacaattacatgtgataataaaggttgtctcctggctgcctgagtacctacttaatcagaatgtaatcttaaagatccatcaacaatttgcacatcaaaagaggggacattgtttctacttttcacatagacaaaaactggtccagccacctactgggagtcagcacaaagttggtaagttggtattcagtaagatagctgaataaaatctaattaatcatacatttagtattttaaaatcaatattcaaataaacgcttgaatatacctttttacatatgattctatatccaaattctactagcaacttccggaatgttttacatataatacataacattatataaccaaataactaatgtcacatttattacactgtttccttatctttcttatgttaggttattgattaataatgattgacccctatcacccTAGGTGAAGGAAAGTCTAGCTATGCATCTGCCTGCAGCATTTTGTAGTAGTGGGAATTGTTATTTTTGTACTTCTCTTATGTGTGCTTTCATAGGTGAAGCAAAACAATATATCAAACCAGTTCTAAATACTTGTATCTTCTTCCTACAGTGAGTCATAATGACCAGCCAGCCAATGGAGACCTTGGGTCAGTGGAAAGTAACTGTGTGGGAGGAAGAAAACTTCCAGGGTAAAAGATGTGAATTCCTCATTGAATGTCCCAACATTATGGAGCGAGGATTCCGCAGGATCCGTTCCATCAAAGTTGAAAATGGCCCGTAGGTGTTACCACTTTTTTCCACTAGATGGCGAAGAAGCCATAGAATTCTAATGTATACTGCAACAAAGTATCAGAACGTAGCCAACCCTTACTAGAAAGCAGCAGTAATGTCATTGTGTGGCTTCCTGTTACATTTCTTTCAAATCATCAAAAATACTTGTCTATAGAATTTTCCACAGGGTCTCATTATGGCTTCCGCACTGACCCAAATTGTGCTCTTCTTACCAGATGGGTTGGGTTTGAATACCCAGAATTTCAGGGTCAGCAGTTCATTCTTGAGAAGGGCGACTACCCTCGCTTTGAAGCATGGAGTGGAAACAGTGGCTACAGAACTGAACATCTTCTGTCCTTCCGACCTGTGAAATGCGCAGTAAGGAAACATCACCACTTCCTGACATTGAGCCATCCCTTAGTCCATCACAACCTCTCCCCCCTGTGCCCTTCTGATCCTGACTTCTCCGGGTAACTGCATGGCGCGTTTTATGTTTGTTTTCCACTACAGAATCACAGCGACAGCAAAGTGACTATGTATGAAGGTGAAAACTTCCAGGGACGCAAGTTTGAGCTGTGTGATGACTACCCCTCCCTGCAGGCCATGGGTTGGTGCTCCAAAGAAGTGGCTTCAGTCAAGGTCAACTCTGGAGCGTGAGTATTGTCTTCTCCTGTGTCCCACTAAAGGGGTATTTCTAGCTTGAGAAACCCGCCACCCTAATGCGTCCCTAAAGTTTCACATTGGTGGTCGTGCATGTGTGTCACTgcgtcattcacttcaatggaaagttCCGGAGTTAGCCGAGTTCAAGCACTTAGCAAGGTCCCTTTGAAGTGAATGGCGTGATGGCACACATGCACGGCCACCACTGTCAAACTTTCAGGACTCGctaggcacaattttttttgaTCAATGGGAGTCTCAGTGGTCAGACACCCAACACTCAGCAAGTTATCGCCTATCCTGTTATCCTCTTTAGATAGGGGATAAGTTGCCGGGATGGAAATATCtctttaagggtgcatttacacgagcGACTTCGAATCAAACCCAacattctcaggcacaactcgcacTGCACAGTACATGGTCACCTCATCTGTGAGCTGTGTGATGTGAAAGTCCTAGTCTCACACGtgaatcacacaaaaataggacctgcttcagTTTTTCTTTCTCGCACTCTCAGTGTGAAAGGAAAAACGCCTACGTAAAATAAGCCATTGGAAAGAATGGGTTAATACATCACACGAGGTCTGTGCATCGTGAAaatacacagaacttgcacaattgtctcagccatgtaaatatggcctggGGTGTTCGAATGCTGTGCAATACGAGTTACGCCCAAGAATTTAGGGCACACCTCGCTATTGGCCGTGTAAATAcagctttagggtggcttcacacgggccaACTATCAGTTGAAAACTGCTCAAATGAGTGATCTTGACCAATAGTTGTTTCGTTTTATCTAAcagggtactgagcaagaaatcgctaaTTAGTCGCTTTATTTCAGCTCAGTGAAATGAAGCAAGTAGtgagtgacttctcgctcagtaaacaggcagttgtacaTACCTGAACAactaactgcctgttcacagtgaataaaGGTGGGAGGATGGAAAAGATTTTTGGCGTGTTCCATCTCCattcattcaatgaatgtctcTCCTCTGTGAAAACATAGAGGCAATTATTGTTCGAATGACTGtagagcggtaatagtgacacccccccccctcacagcagccccagcggtaatagtgaccccccacagcagccccagcagtaatagtggcatcccacagcagccccagcggtaatagtgatcccccacagtagctccagcagtaatagtgacaccccacggccgccctcagcagtaatagtgaccccccacagcagccccagcagtaatattgacatcccacagcagccccagctgtaatagtgacattccacagtggacCCGGCAGTAATACAAACATCCCACAGCGCTTATGCACCCGACAGTCATCTTGTGTAAAGCACTCATTACCTGCTTATGAGGCTTTATGAGGCACAAAGGTgataacaggttctctttaaactcCCTTTCTTATATATCTATCTTCCCATCcagaggcatagctaaaggctcatgggcacgGGTACAAAAGTTTTTCTTTGGGCCCCCCaaattctcttaaccccttatccCATCTACATCTCTATTATGCCCTCTCTCTCATACATCTATCTTCTCATCAACCCAGGTATTCTGCTCATTCATCTTTACTCTTTTATCTGTCACTCAACAGAGACATGCAAGGGAAGGGGACCTGCTGGGCACTTGTCCCTTGCACTGTCAGATAGAATTTGTGGCGGAGGGCACAGGACATGGGTCTCCGAAAGTCCTGCTgcccctttcctcttctttctgtattgCGGTAGGTTATAGCAGCTGGATTGTCTTTTCAGCTGTTGTGACCTGATCCAGGCAGCAGCTCCCTcagaaggagagggagggggaggcaatGCAGAGAGACTCTGTCCTCTGCTCGGCACCACTCTTCTCCACTGTTGGGCTGTAACCTATTACTGGCGATCCAAGTTGTAGCTGTAGTACTGTCTCTCTATGGGGGCATCACACTCAATCATTGCCCGGGTGAAGAAATATCGAGCTACAGCACTGCACTTATGTTCTTCACTTGCAAATATCAGTCACCCTCTTACTTGGCTGGCATCTCTGTTCTTCGCAGTTGGGTAGCGTACCAGTTCCCTGGATACAGAGGCTACCAGTATGTGCTGGAAAGAGACAGACACAATGGTGAATACAGGAACTACAATGAATACAGCACTCAGGCTCATACTAACCAGATCCAGTCCATCCGCCGGATCCAGCACTAAGGACGACACATAGACCCCAACCCATCCAGCGACCCATCCTGGCCGTGCAGTGACTACTGGCCTGGTCCCACAGTCATGCTGATAGCAATAAATCTATCTTTAATGATACATTGTGGCTTCTGTCTTTTGTATGTCAGTTCAGGTTGCATTACATATGCCCTATTCATGGCCATGCCAAGGGTAACAGACAGGACCCCTGGTCCTCATGCCATGTCTAGTTCATTCAGATGCAACAACATCACTTCGATCATTTGACAAAAAACTGCCCAGGGAAGCAAAAGTGATCTGGGGAGGGTGGTTGATATGGAGGGCGTACACATATTTAGTCACTTAGGTCATAAGGACATTATGGAGCTTATTAATCAATCCTCCTATACTACCAGCATTGAGCAGTCAATTACTGACAGTTTTAATATTTTGATATTTAGAGGGGGCTGCCTGGGTGGATGGATCTTTTGATGCAAACATCCAGCTGCGTCACCAGTAGGGAGAGCAAGTGATCAAAGTAAGCAGCTTCATCACTGATACCCCACTTCAAATCTGGGCCCGATCTGGAGTAAATCACAGCAAGAAGGCTCAGCCTGGATCTGATGGGACAGATCATCATAACGTCACCAGCTCATAATACACATTAGTGTGCCAGAGCACCCTTCTGTAAGAACTGACACAAACTCCTCATGTACCTCACGTCTACTGCGATCATGCACAATGatcatactagttatattcttgtacataggaggcagtattatagtagttatattcttgtacataggagcagtattatagtagttatagtcttgtacataggaggcagtattatagtagttatattcttgtacatagggagtagtattatagtagtcatattcttgtacatagggagcagtattaaagtagttatattcttgtatatagggggcagtattatagtagttatattcttgtacatagggagcagtattatagtagttatattcttgtacatagggagtagtattatagtagtcatattcttgtacatagggggcagtattatagttgttatattcttgtacatagggggcagtattatagtagttatattcttgtacatagggagcagtattatagtagttatattattgtacataggagcagtattatagtagttatattcttgtacatagggagcagtattatagtagttatattattgtacataggagacagtattatagtagttatattcttgtacttagggggcagtattatagtagttatattcttgtacatagggggcagtattatagcagttatattcttgtacatagggggaagtattatagtagttatattcttgtacatagggggcagtattatagcagttatattcttgtacatagggggcagtattatagtagttatattcctgtatatagggagcagtattatagtagttatattcttgtacataggggcagtattatagtagttatattcttgtacatagggatagggggcagtattatagcagttatattcttgtacatagggggatgtattatagtagttatattcctgtatatagggaacagtattatagtagttatattcttgtacatattggggggcagttttatagtagttatattcttatacataagggcagtattatagtagttatattcttgtacatagggggcagtattatagtagttatattcttgttcatagggggaagtattatagtagttatattcttgtacatagggtgcagtattatagtagttatattcttgtacataggcagcagtattataatagttatattcttgtacgtaggggcagtattatagtagttatattcttgtacataggagcagtattatagtagttatattcttgtacatagggggaagtattatagtagttatattcttgtacataggagcagtattatagtagttctattcttgtacacagggggcagtattatagtagttatattcttctacataggagcagtattatagtagttctattcatgtacacagggggcagtttaatagtagttatattcttgtacataaggggcagtttaatagtagttatattcttgtacataggggcagtattatagtcgttatattcttgtacatagggggcagtattatagtagttatattcttgtacatagggggcagtattgtagtagttatgttcttgtacataggagcagtattatagtagttatattcttgtacataggaggcagtattatagtagttatattcttgtacatagggggcagtattatagtaggtatattcttgtacataggggcagtattatagtagttatattcttgtacatatggcggggcagttttatagtagttatattcttatacataagggcagtattatagtagttatattcttgtacttagggggcagtattatagtagttatattcttgtacataggaggcagtattatagtagttatattcttgtacatagggggaagtattatagtagttatattcttgtacatagggtgcagtattatagtagttatattcttgtacgtaggggcagtattatagtagttatattcttgtacataggagcagtattatagtagttatattcttgtacatagggggaagtattatagtagttatattcttgcacataggagcagtattatagtagttctattcttgtacacagggggcagtattatagtagttatattcttgtacataaggggcagtttaatagtagttatattcttgtacataggggcagtattatagtcgttatattcttgtacatagggggcagtattatagtagttatattcttgtacataggaggcagtattatagtagttctattcttgtacatagggggcagtattatagtagttatattcttgtacatagggggcagtattatagcagttatattcttgtacttagggggcagtattataatagctatattattgtatatagcagcagtattatagtagttatattcttgcacatattgGTGGTATATTAATAATTATAAGCTTGTACACGGAGCAGTATTTTCTGTATCATTTATATTAATAAGAAATATAactggagttgccctttaagCAGATACACAACACAGTGAACTCCTTACCATATTCAGCGCTCTGGAACTTGATCACTTTGTTGAGCACCATATGAACCATTCCTACGCAAGATTAGTTTCTAGGGTAACCTTGAGGGGAGAGGTGAGGTCCACGGAGTGATGAACAGCTAACCTTGCAGGTCAACATGCAAACAACCACAGTAATGGgtgcaaacaatttttttttactgcagcttcaATGACAGACGAATATATGATATCTCAGTAATCCAGGATATAATGATCTCTATGTACAGATTTAGGCAGGGACATCTGGCCATCACTCTGCGGTCAATACGACCCAGTAGTTTGTTTTGCAGCCActgataaaaaaataataagggtTTTATTTTTAGATATTTGTGATATGGTTTATACAGGTAGATGTGAAAATAAGTATtataaaaggtcattaattaTAGAAACACACAGGGATAAATGTCAGGACGGTCCCGAGAGGAGCAATTTATTATTCATTAAAGGGGAAGTCCACTTTAAATGTAGTTGCTGGTAATATTAGGGCAAGAACTGAGATGGGTGTATGCGCATTTTTATGTCCGTGTGCCAACTGTTTTTCACGCACGTAAAAAAGATACAAGTAAACCCCATCGACATTCCTTTTTTTTCACTGTCTACTTGCCACATGCATAAAAGACTCAATACACACACATGTGACATCcgtgttagggcttaaacacatgggtttGATTCTGTACCATTTTGCGGTAGTGAAAATCACATCCGCCAAACGATCATATTAGCAAATGCGACCATCTGCTTAAGCCCTTAGCTGGGTTTTCTTTATGCTTCCATAGACTCTCATCggcaattttggtccatgaatacgGACCACAATAAGGCATGCTGCAATATACCATTTCCTTTAATAGGTCTGTGTGCCATCTGTATTCGGTCAGTAAAAAATGCAGACAGCTCACGGGCAAAAAACACACCTGAATAAACGGACCCTTAGgtcgctttcacacaggcaataaaACCGTGCGATTTTGCTGTGATGCGACAGCACGAGAAAACgtgtgtatgtgaagcccatgctttccaatgggttctacacattagtgatgttttctctGTTGCTATCTTGAAAGAAAAATTAATCGCGCCATGCTCTATCTCGCCGTGATATGCGATTAtgtttgtagtccatgtttccctagggagcctccttgtttatcgtatCACACGAACATGCGAtgaatttttaacattagaaagtcctactgacttCTGTGATAAAAAATTGCGAGATTTTATCGCAAATGGCcgtgatgcgagattattctcacaaaaaagaaaaattgggaGAACAAAGTCTCAATTTTGCCACGATTTACTCACTGTTGCCCATGTGACTGGACCCTTAGGCTcaggcaggggcgtacctatagaggatgcaggggatgcggttgcaccccggcccagaagctttagggggctcataaagcctctcctctccatatagggagcccagtacgatgaataaagcattatggttgggggtcctgttacaggttttgcattggggcccaagagcttcatgttacgcctctgggcTCAGGCTACAGGATGGCACCTGCCACACTGCTTTGTACACGAGGATTTCATGTGCCGTTGTGTGAGGCAGCGATTGATAAAATATCGTCTCAGTAACCAATAAGCAATGAGGTCCTGCATTTATATCCGACTAGATCCGCATTTGCATACTGTAGAGTTTGCAGGTTCCCCCTTTGACTGCAGTGACTTTGCTCTGGATTTCTTCCATTCTTCAGAGACACTTGCCATTAGTCCTGGTCCTGTAAAGAGTGTTTATGCTAATTTGACTAAAAGTAGGTGTTCATACACTGATTTGTGGGCGTGTACAGACTGAGCAGGGGCGGAGCTTAAAGTAACTCCAATTTGGGATCCAAATGTTCATTGGTATGGTAAGAGATTGATGTGTCGGCTTAGGTTGACCCGGatgaacatatgacttttttccGTTGTTCGTTAGGTACAATATTATAATGTTACTGTATTAGAGCAGTGACTTATTTTACTGTTGTGTATGGACAGCTATGTGATAAGTAAATAGTTACATTTTACACTGTAAAGAGAAGAGGGTGACTGTAGCGCCATACGGGGTCTTCCTTCAATGTAGTGCAGGTAATAAGTTACGGGTGGATGGTGTGTGTTGGTGCGGTGGTGACAGACGGAGACGAGAGctttaatgcagcaaaaatagtaTTTTCAGTTCATCATTTCAAGACTTGAAAGGCCACGAAGTGCATAACGAAGCCGCCATTAACTACTGGGACGTAGCTGTGCCTTTAAGGATAGTGGGGGCTGCAACCCTTGCTAGGATAATCTTTGGGGAGAAGGGGCGTTCCTAACTGGGAGTTTAAAAGTtggagagtgggagggggaggTCGCCTTCTGTCACTGGCCTTCTGCCCCGCCGTGATGTTGATCTTGCTATCTGCGAAAATGGTTGTTTCTGTCTTGTTATACAGAGTCGCCACCACCAGCGTACCACTAAGGGTCGCAATTACGACCAAGGTCCTTTACTAGGGGGGGGCCTAATGGAATCCCGTCGTATGCTGCCTAACAGCCGTGGCCCGGACAAATCCGGGTGACACTCAacgaggggagggctgttacctgGCGCAGCTGGCAGCCAAGTACAGGCTGTAGACTCCCCTGGCATGGTACTctcttccactgagagactgcagttgtgattcgtCACTGCCACGTCATTGTTCCAGCCGGAACAGAGAGAGGGGTTATCCCAGgtttgtactgcatgtaatcatatatgtatagctggtataagttataccagctgtacatataatt
This window encodes:
- the CRYBA2 gene encoding beta-crystallin A2 is translated as MTSQPMETLGQWKVTVWEEENFQGKRCEFLIECPNIMERGFRRIRSIKVENGPWVGFEYPEFQGQQFILEKGDYPRFEAWSGNSGYRTEHLLSFRPVKCANHSDSKVTMYEGENFQGRKFELCDDYPSLQAMGWCSKEVASVKVNSGAWVAYQFPGYRGYQYVLERDRHNGEYRNYNEYSTQAHTNQIQSIRRIQH